The Microcoleus sp. FACHB-68 genomic interval GAAGGCCCGTTTGATTTAATCCATGCCCATGATTGGCTGGTGGGAGATGCAGCAATTGCCCTGAAGCACAATTTTAAGGTGCCGCTGATTGCCACGATCCACGCCACAGAATATGGCCGGTATAACGGCATCTACAACGACGAACACCGCTATATTAGCGGCAAAGAAAAAGACTTGGTTTATAATTCGTGGCGCGTCATTGTCTGTAGCAACTATATGCGGCGAGAGGTGGCATGGGCTTTAAACAGTCCGTGGGACAAGGTGGATGTAATTTACAATGGCATCCGTCCAGAGAAGAAACCGCGCTTGCACCAGTTTGACGCTTGGAACTTCCGCCGGCGCTTTGCTGCTGATGATGAGAAAATCGTCTACTATGTGGGGCGGATGAGCTATGAAAAGGGTGTGTCTGTCCTGCTAAGTGCCGCGCCCAAAGTGATTTGGGAAATGGGGGGTCATGTTAAATTTGTAATTATTGGCGGTGGCCCGACTGACCATTTGAAGAAAGCCGCTTGGGATATTGGGATTTGGCATCATTGCTATTTCACCGGCTTTATGCCTGAAGACGATTTGCATAAATTCCAGGCAATTGCCAATTGTGCG includes:
- a CDS encoding glycosyltransferase family 4 protein, which gives rise to MKILVLSWEFPPRLVGGIARHVAELYPELVKLGHEVHLITVEFGHAPMYEVVDGIRVHRVPVGHNHDFFQWIGNMNISMGHHGGKLMLEEGPFDLIHAHDWLVGDAAIALKHNFKVPLIATIHATEYGRYNGIYNDEHRYISGKEKDLVYNSWRVIVCSNYMRREVAWALNSPWDKVDVIYNGIRPEKKPRLHQFDAWNFRRRFAADDEKIVYYVGRMSYEKGVSVLLSAAPKVIWEMGGHVKFVIIGGGPTDHLKKAAWDIGIWHHCYFTGFMPEDDLHKFQAIANCAVFPSLYEPFGIVALESFAARVPVVVSDTGGLPEVVQHTKTGIVTWVNNYNSLAWGILEVLKNPGYAQWLVDNAYEDLERRFNWPKLALQTEDVYRRVVQERVQVAW